In Bactrocera oleae isolate idBacOlea1 chromosome 5, idBacOlea1, whole genome shotgun sequence, a genomic segment contains:
- the LOC106615825 gene encoding dual specificity protein kinase shkD isoform X1, whose translation MSSSRNKFFSSGKLSNKSSGSSGLRILWIPGRRKSHPKGRFDSTNKHVPHKGEQKKSEVWSLGGGKNQKDLLEADPDNNLFDGPSVSGITSAACTLGAVGVEKCTNSTTTPTISISTAEGSISADANVHNAAQTPSSTASTTPLVSIPNSPDTGATPKLIVITTSSTTESDKSPNSGSMPAKTALTTVTTTTTAEIIDENRFSILGKDISNEIDVYDLPSPPKNGLNTPPPEGATSVLLNVSAGTTASTATTPSPSNTPKQHSERDSMAGLSAKKKHYHKNENNNHQNDIDSIESISDNTKLPSNDLEWIDELFLERNGKELLSKKNKKKKKKISTTKELDQLDGVPSKQNAKDGAADEDDKVVKCLYYTLMCCDCTIS comes from the exons ATGTCTTCGTCGCGCAATAAATTCTTTAGTAGCGGCAAATTATCAAATAAGTCGTCCGGTTCGTCAGGTCTCCGCATACTTTGGATACCGGGGCGACGCAAAAGCCATCCCAAAGGTCGTTTCGACTCCACCAACAAACATGTACCGCACAAAGGCGAACAAAAGAAAAGTGAAGTGTGGTCCCTGGGTGGGGGTAAAAATCAAAAAGACTTATTAGAAGC cgaTCCTGACAATAACCTTTTTGACGGTCCTTCAGTTTCTGGCATAACGTCTGCTGCTTGTACCCTCGGCGCTGTGGGTGTAGAGAAATGTACCAATTCAACAACTACACCAACAATATCTATCTCAACAGCCGAAGGCAGCATAAGCGCTGATGCCAATGTCCATAACGCAGCACAAACACCTAGTAGTACAGCCTCAACAACGCCTCTAGTATCTATACCGAACAGTCCCGACACTGGTGCCACACCGAAATTAATTGTTATAACAACTTCTAGTACAACGGAAAGCGACAAAAGTCCAAACTCTGGCAGTATGCCGGCCAAAACTGCGCTTACAACTGTGACCACAACCACAACGGCAGAAATAATCGAT GAGAATCGTTTCTCGATTCTTGGCAAAGACATTTCGAACGAAATCGACGTGTACGACCTGCCATCACCACCTAAAAATGGTCTTAATACTCCACCACCTGAGGGCGCGACCAGTGTGCTCTTGAATGTATCGGCTGGTACGACGGCTTCAACAGCGACCACACCATCGCCGTCCAACACACCTAAACAACATAGTGAACGAGATTCTATGGCTGGTTTGTCCGCCAAGAAGAAGCATtaccataaaaatgaaaataacaatCATCAG AATGATATCGATTCCATCGAAAGTATATCCGATAATACGAAATTGCCCAGTAACGATCTTGAATGGATTGATGAGCTATTTCTCGAACGCAATGGCAAGGAATTGCTaagtaagaaaaacaaaaaaaagaaaaagaagatcTCAACTACGAAGGAGTTAGACCAACTTGACGGCGTACCGAGCAAGCAAAACGCCAAAGACGGCGCTGCCGATGAAGACGATAAAGTGGTAAAGTGTCTTTACTACACATTGATGTGCTGCGATTGCACAATTTCTTAA
- the LOC106615825 gene encoding dual specificity protein kinase shkD isoform X3: MLYIFEFDPDNNLFDGPSVSGITSAACTLGAVGVEKCTNSTTTPTISISTAEGSISADANVHNAAQTPSSTASTTPLVSIPNSPDTGATPKLIVITTSSTTESDKSPNSGSMPAKTALTTVTTTTTAEIIDENRFSILGKDISNEIDVYDLPSPPKNGLNTPPPEGATSVLLNVSAGTTASTATTPSPSNTPKQHSERDSMAGLSAKKKHYHKNENNNHQNDIDSIESISDNTKLPSNDLEWIDELFLERNGKELLSKKNKKKKKKISTTKELDQLDGVPSKQNAKDGAADEDDKVVKCLYYTLMCCDCTIS, encoded by the exons ATGCTTTACATATTTGAATt cgaTCCTGACAATAACCTTTTTGACGGTCCTTCAGTTTCTGGCATAACGTCTGCTGCTTGTACCCTCGGCGCTGTGGGTGTAGAGAAATGTACCAATTCAACAACTACACCAACAATATCTATCTCAACAGCCGAAGGCAGCATAAGCGCTGATGCCAATGTCCATAACGCAGCACAAACACCTAGTAGTACAGCCTCAACAACGCCTCTAGTATCTATACCGAACAGTCCCGACACTGGTGCCACACCGAAATTAATTGTTATAACAACTTCTAGTACAACGGAAAGCGACAAAAGTCCAAACTCTGGCAGTATGCCGGCCAAAACTGCGCTTACAACTGTGACCACAACCACAACGGCAGAAATAATCGAT GAGAATCGTTTCTCGATTCTTGGCAAAGACATTTCGAACGAAATCGACGTGTACGACCTGCCATCACCACCTAAAAATGGTCTTAATACTCCACCACCTGAGGGCGCGACCAGTGTGCTCTTGAATGTATCGGCTGGTACGACGGCTTCAACAGCGACCACACCATCGCCGTCCAACACACCTAAACAACATAGTGAACGAGATTCTATGGCTGGTTTGTCCGCCAAGAAGAAGCATtaccataaaaatgaaaataacaatCATCAG AATGATATCGATTCCATCGAAAGTATATCCGATAATACGAAATTGCCCAGTAACGATCTTGAATGGATTGATGAGCTATTTCTCGAACGCAATGGCAAGGAATTGCTaagtaagaaaaacaaaaaaaagaaaaagaagatcTCAACTACGAAGGAGTTAGACCAACTTGACGGCGTACCGAGCAAGCAAAACGCCAAAGACGGCGCTGCCGATGAAGACGATAAAGTGGTAAAGTGTCTTTACTACACATTGATGTGCTGCGATTGCACAATTTCTTAA
- the LOC106615825 gene encoding dual specificity protein kinase shkD isoform X2: MFGISAGNKTGSTIKLLNSKQWSDPDNNLFDGPSVSGITSAACTLGAVGVEKCTNSTTTPTISISTAEGSISADANVHNAAQTPSSTASTTPLVSIPNSPDTGATPKLIVITTSSTTESDKSPNSGSMPAKTALTTVTTTTTAEIIDENRFSILGKDISNEIDVYDLPSPPKNGLNTPPPEGATSVLLNVSAGTTASTATTPSPSNTPKQHSERDSMAGLSAKKKHYHKNENNNHQNDIDSIESISDNTKLPSNDLEWIDELFLERNGKELLSKKNKKKKKKISTTKELDQLDGVPSKQNAKDGAADEDDKVVKCLYYTLMCCDCTIS, translated from the exons cgaTCCTGACAATAACCTTTTTGACGGTCCTTCAGTTTCTGGCATAACGTCTGCTGCTTGTACCCTCGGCGCTGTGGGTGTAGAGAAATGTACCAATTCAACAACTACACCAACAATATCTATCTCAACAGCCGAAGGCAGCATAAGCGCTGATGCCAATGTCCATAACGCAGCACAAACACCTAGTAGTACAGCCTCAACAACGCCTCTAGTATCTATACCGAACAGTCCCGACACTGGTGCCACACCGAAATTAATTGTTATAACAACTTCTAGTACAACGGAAAGCGACAAAAGTCCAAACTCTGGCAGTATGCCGGCCAAAACTGCGCTTACAACTGTGACCACAACCACAACGGCAGAAATAATCGAT GAGAATCGTTTCTCGATTCTTGGCAAAGACATTTCGAACGAAATCGACGTGTACGACCTGCCATCACCACCTAAAAATGGTCTTAATACTCCACCACCTGAGGGCGCGACCAGTGTGCTCTTGAATGTATCGGCTGGTACGACGGCTTCAACAGCGACCACACCATCGCCGTCCAACACACCTAAACAACATAGTGAACGAGATTCTATGGCTGGTTTGTCCGCCAAGAAGAAGCATtaccataaaaatgaaaataacaatCATCAG AATGATATCGATTCCATCGAAAGTATATCCGATAATACGAAATTGCCCAGTAACGATCTTGAATGGATTGATGAGCTATTTCTCGAACGCAATGGCAAGGAATTGCTaagtaagaaaaacaaaaaaaagaaaaagaagatcTCAACTACGAAGGAGTTAGACCAACTTGACGGCGTACCGAGCAAGCAAAACGCCAAAGACGGCGCTGCCGATGAAGACGATAAAGTGGTAAAGTGTCTTTACTACACATTGATGTGCTGCGATTGCACAATTTCTTAA